One stretch of Lucilia cuprina isolate Lc7/37 chromosome 6, ASM2204524v1, whole genome shotgun sequence DNA includes these proteins:
- the LOC111677039 gene encoding meiotic recombination protein W68 yields the protein MLNKIENLITLLLNDFLSQGYKTEICLNNSNINNNNNELEVNDNTFYTCGNERQTTAITTSTLERSLVSVTTLSLDKLYYGRLCSRKRFASFLYVLAEVHDLFLSRSHCTYRQLYYRNVNIECTTLQIQCAVNDVCQALGTTSWNLGIFAAGKCFISGPLLVHMSNGDVIDCDVYKGPTLMPPNFTYIDKFVTTAKFVLVVEKDTVFENLIVNGIFSMLNGSIILVTARGYPDISTRWILHKLWIENQLPIYALVDGDPFGIEIMLIYRYGSMRQGLNANNLTCPQLKWLGIHPSDISHLMTQTEPLAENDYNKIKSLLHRSYIDHEIRTELLILHRLQCKVKIDNMSANMLNLFISDYIVNKIKRQIVL from the exons atgttaaataaaattgaaaatttaataacattgttATTAAACGATTTTCTGTCACAAGGATATAAAACGGAAATCTgcttaaataattcaaatatcaataacaacaacaatgaactTGAAGTAAACGATAATACATTTTATACATGCGGCAATGAACgacaaacaacagcaataacaacatcaaCACTAGAAAGATCATTAGTATCAGTAACAACATTATCATTAGATAAGCTTTATTACGGGCGTTTGTGTAGTAGAAAAAGATTTGCATCGTTTTTATATGTTCTAGCTGAAGTACATGATCTATTTCTGTCTCGGAGCCATTGTACTTACCGTCAACTGTACTATAGGAATGTTAATATAGAATGCACAACATTACAAATACAATGTGCTGTCAATGATGTTTGTCAGGCTTTAGGTACAACATCGTGGAACTTGGGAATATTTGCAGccggaaaatgttttatatcag GACCTTTACTAGTGCATATGAGTAATGGCGATGTCATCGATTGTGATGTATATAAGGGACCAACTTTGATGCCACCAAATTTCACTTATATAGACAAGTTTGTAACAACGGCCAAATTTGTATTGGTTGTTGAAAAGGACACAGTCTTTGAAAATCTCATAGTTAACGGTATATTCTCAATGTTAAATGGCAGCATAATATTGGTAACAGCACGAGGTTATCCTGATATAAGTACGAGATGGATTTTACACAAATTATGGATAGAAAATCAATTGCCTATTTATGCATTGGTTGATGGTGATCCATTTGGCATAGAAATTATGCTAATTTATCGCTACGGCTCTATGCGTCAAGGCCTTAATGCAAATAATCTAACATGTCCTCAATTAAAATGGTTGGGTATACATCCGTCTGATATCAGTCACTTGATGACACAGACGGAGCCATTAGCAGAAAAtgattataacaaaattaaatcacTTTTACATCGTTCCTATATAGACCATGAAATTCGCACTGAGTTGTTGATTCTCCATAGACTGCAGTGTAAAGTTAAAATTGATAATATGTCTGCAAAtatgttgaatttatttataagcGATTACATTGTCAACAAAATAAAGAGACAAATAGTATTATAa
- the LOC111681908 gene encoding catenin delta-2 — MEPSVCIPDEADFDGQNAPLQEYGQYTTVYPNVPLYATKGPAGMSVGRMGSQCSYRTDHASAKILGSQSNLTSSVQELNAAVGVPTDQGAMMASNLRYMQPSQYEEMSEYGINPVIPFPSESQYGEDTPVAYGYVSEANYVMPSVSAKQNAYVSRPPMFDDNRNGAEVASAMGLAQQGFEDAHDFQNKMSQLTISSFGVVSQHMRNGGKDEIVDGSCSDICSTMRWRDPNLSEVISFLNNPNNAIKANAAAYLQHLCYMDDPIKQRTRILGGIPPLIRLLSYEAPEIYKNACGALRNLSYGRQNDENKREIKNAGGLAALVNLLCRTQESEVRELVTGVLWNMSSCEDIKRFIIDECLAAVVSNIIHPHSGWDPVCPGETCFSTVFRNASGVLRNVSSAGEYARTQLRNCDHLVECLLYVVRQAIEKNNISNKTVENCVCILRNLSYRCQEVEDPNYDKQPISVPTRALSSTKGENLGCFGTSKKKKAQAQLEQQNESVGAQSGSTKNTSDSANRGPLKGYEHLWQPEVVQYYLALLQSCSNPETLEAAAGAIQNLSACYWQPSIDIRAAVRKEKGLPILVELLRMEVDRVVCAVATALRNLAIDQRNKELIGKYAMRDLVQKLPSGNPQHDQNTSDDTITAVLATINEVIKKNAEFSRSLLDAGGVERLMNITNHRQKYTSCVNKFASQVLFTMWQHHELRDVYKKHGWKEQDFLTKFIDSHSASAHSPNNSNSTLNRPMASQGRTRYEDRTIQRGTNSSGRNKDQDQQSQQQQQQQQQQRSCQDPQMLRQMVDEFSMNGVADDTYQRPSAYTSAVPLYIPNSDSTRNPPN, encoded by the exons ATGGAGCCCTCGGTATGTATTCCTGACGAGGCAGATTTTGATGGTCAAAATGCACCATTGCAGGAATATGGTCAGTATACAACAGTGTACCCGAATGTTCCACTATATGCTACAAAAGGCCCAGCCGGTATGTCTGTAGGTCGCATGGGCTCTCAGTGTTCTTATCGCACCGATCATGCCTCGGCCAAAATACTTGGCTCACAAAGTAATTTAACCAGTTCGGTGCAGGAGCTCAATGCCGCTGTTGGTGTACCTACTGATCAGGGTGCCATGATGGCCTCAAACCTGCGCTATATGCAGCCATCGCAGTATGAAGAGATGTCGGAATATGGCATTAATCCTGTTATTCCGTTTCCCTCGGAATCACAATATGGAGAAGACACACCAGTAGCGTATGGCTATGTTTCGGAAGCCAATTATGTAATGCCTTCGGTAAGTGCCAAACAAAACGCGTATGTCTCGCGGCCACCCATGTTCGACGACAATCGAAATGGAGCTGAGGTAGCGAGTGCTATGGGCCTGGCACAGCAAGGCTTTGAAGATGCCcatgattttcaaaataaaatgtcacAGCTTACGATTAGCTCATTTGGCGTCGTCTCCCAACATATGCGCAATGGTGGCAAAGATGAAATCGTTGATGGTTCATGTAGCGACATTTGTTCAACTATGCGATGGCGTGATCCTAACCTATCGGAAgtcattagttttttaaataatccaaaCAATGCAATTAAAGCCAATGCAGCCGCCTATTTGCAGCATTTATGTTACATGGATGATCCCATCAAACAACGAACTCGTATTCTAGGTGGTATACCTCCCCTAATTAGGCTATTATCTTACGAAGCACCAGAAATTTACAA GAATGCTTGCGGCGCTCTACGTAACTTGTCTTATGGACGGcaaaatgatgaaaataaacGTGAAATTAAAAATGCCGGTGGTTTGGCGGCACTGGTCAATTTATTGTGTCGTACACAAGAATCTGAGGTTAGAGAGTTGGTGACGGGAGTTCTATGGAATATGTCATCTTGTGAGGACATTAAACGTTTCATCATTGACGAGTGCTTAGCAGCTGTTGTCAGTAATATAATTCATCCACATTCCGGTTGGGATCCTGTATGTCCCGGCGAAACTTGCTTTTCTACAGTATTTCGTAATGCATCTGGCGTTTTGCGCAATGTCAGCTCAGCTGGCGAATACGCCAGAACGCAATTACGAAATTGTGACCACTTGGTAGAATGTCTGCTTTACGTGGTACGTCAAGCCATCGAGAAGAACAATATTAGTAATAAGACCGTTGAGAATTGTGTGTGCATTTTGCGCAATCTATCGTATCGTTGTCAAGAGGTAGAGGATCCCAACTATGATAAGCAACCAATTTCCGTGCCCACTAGAGCTTTATCGTCTACTAAGG GTGAAAATCTTGGTTGCTTTGGCACTAGCAAAAAGAAGAAAGCTCAAGCTCAATTGGAACAGCAAAATGAAAGCGTCGGTGCCCAGTCTGGTTCAACAAAAAACACATCGGATTCTGCGAATCGAGGACCTCTGAAAGGATACGAACATTTGTGGCAGCCTGAGGTGGTGCAATATTATCTGGCTCTGCTACAGAGCTGCTCCAATCCTGAGACCCTAGAGGCCGCAGCAGGTGCAATACAAAATTTATCGGCCTGTTACTGGCAACCCAGCATAGACATACGGGCCGCCGTTCGCAAAGAGAAAGGTCTACCTATTCTCGTAGAACTTTTGCGCATGGAAGTCGATCGAGTGGTATGTGCCGTGGCTACAGCTCTGCGCAATTTAGCTATTGATCAGAGAAATAAAGAGTTAATCGGAAAGTATGCAATGCGGGATCTAGTACAAAAGTTGCCCTCCGGCAATCCCCAGCACGATCAAAACACCTCCGATGACACCATAACTGCCGTGTTGGCCACCATCAATGAGGTTATTAAGAAAAATGCTGAATTCTCTAGATCGCTACTTGATGCTGGTGGCGTGGAGCGTCTCATGAACATTACAAACCATCGCCAGAAATACACATCTTGTGTTAATAAGTTCGCTAGTCAGGTCTTGTTTACAATGTGGCAGCATCATGAGTTGCGAGACGTTTACAAGAAGCACGGTTGGAAGGAACAAGACTTCCTAACAAAGTTCATCGATTCACACAGTGCATCTGCTCATTCGCCCAACAACTCGAATAGTACACTGAACAGGCCTATGGCATCACAGGGACGTACACGTTACGAAGATCGAACCATACAAAGAGGAACCAACAGTTCCGGCCGCAACAAAGATCAGGATCAACAatcccaacaacaacagcagcaacaacaacagcaacgatCTTGCCAAGACCCACAAATGCTCCGACAAATG GTGGACGAATTCTCAATGAACGGTGTGGCTGATGACACTTACCAACGGCCTTCTGCATACACTTCCGCAGTACCTTTGTATATACCCAACAGCGACAGTACCCGCAATCCGCCTAACTAA